The following proteins are encoded in a genomic region of Reichenbachiella sp.:
- a CDS encoding acyl-CoA dehydrogenase, with the protein MKYYDPQTLSFLLSEVHHLDELLQADRFAAYDKASIDLLLDAVKDFSDTALFPYIQEMDEKPCVFKDGKVTVHEQFGPILKKAGEMGLVSAAMNEEDNGLQMPMLVVNALYFIMEAANNHVTGYLGLTAGAANVILTFGSEKLKQKYVPKMLTMEWGGTMCLTEPQAGSSLSDITSSAKPLDDGSYSIKGQKIFISASDHQFSDNFIHLVLARIDGAPAGTKGISLFVVPQYHVNDDGSTDDYNHVDVVGEFVKLGQRGYCTNHLAFGDSGESVGYLIGEANQGLSYMFQLMNEARVATGRMGTGIASAAYYASLQYAKERPQGRKLQSTGKKDPSVEQTLIINHPDVKRMLLHQKAIVEGCLSLILQCSYYLDQHVISEGEEKKKYHLLTEILNPVAKTYPSEAGKDAVDIGLQVLGGYGYMMDFISQQYLRDIRIISIYEGTTGIQSLDLMGRKVTMHDGAALKLLANEIEETIKLAISKEELKSYATTLGANAQLIQTTLGHLVPFAMKGNHERYLADATIFMDLFSTVVIGWQWLKMGLAALKQNDANFKASKLHTLDYFYKYEMSRCKGLHKTICDDSEVTIKMNEEMF; encoded by the coding sequence ATGAAATACTACGATCCCCAAACGCTCTCTTTCCTTTTGTCAGAAGTTCATCACTTGGATGAATTGCTACAAGCTGACCGATTTGCTGCTTATGACAAGGCCTCTATTGATTTATTGCTCGATGCAGTGAAAGACTTTAGTGATACGGCGCTCTTCCCATACATTCAGGAGATGGATGAGAAGCCTTGCGTGTTCAAAGATGGAAAGGTGACGGTTCATGAGCAATTTGGCCCTATTCTGAAAAAAGCGGGAGAAATGGGATTGGTCAGTGCGGCCATGAATGAGGAAGACAATGGCTTGCAAATGCCGATGCTCGTCGTCAATGCTTTGTATTTCATTATGGAAGCTGCAAATAATCACGTCACAGGATATCTAGGCCTTACCGCCGGCGCGGCCAACGTCATTCTGACTTTCGGATCTGAAAAATTGAAACAAAAGTATGTCCCCAAGATGCTCACTATGGAATGGGGCGGCACAATGTGCCTCACCGAACCCCAAGCAGGCAGCTCTTTGTCAGACATTACTTCTTCGGCTAAGCCATTGGACGATGGCTCCTATTCCATCAAAGGTCAAAAAATATTCATTTCCGCGAGTGATCATCAGTTTTCTGATAATTTCATTCATCTGGTGTTGGCTCGAATTGACGGCGCTCCAGCAGGCACCAAAGGCATTTCTTTGTTTGTAGTTCCACAATATCATGTGAATGACGATGGATCTACGGATGATTACAACCATGTGGATGTAGTCGGCGAATTCGTGAAGCTTGGTCAACGCGGATACTGCACCAATCATTTGGCCTTTGGGGATAGTGGTGAAAGTGTCGGGTATCTCATCGGCGAAGCCAATCAAGGGCTCAGCTATATGTTTCAATTGATGAATGAGGCCAGAGTAGCCACAGGGCGCATGGGCACTGGTATTGCTTCGGCGGCCTACTATGCTTCTTTGCAGTATGCCAAGGAACGCCCACAGGGACGTAAGCTACAAAGCACTGGCAAGAAAGATCCTTCCGTGGAGCAAACCCTTATCATTAATCATCCGGATGTGAAACGCATGTTATTGCATCAAAAGGCTATCGTAGAAGGCTGTTTGAGTTTGATTTTGCAATGTTCTTATTACCTGGATCAGCATGTCATTTCCGAAGGTGAGGAAAAAAAGAAATACCACCTGTTGACAGAAATTCTTAACCCTGTTGCCAAGACCTACCCTTCTGAAGCTGGCAAGGATGCCGTGGATATAGGACTACAAGTCCTTGGTGGCTATGGCTACATGATGGATTTCATCTCACAGCAATACCTCAGGGACATTCGAATTATATCGATTTATGAAGGCACTACAGGCATACAATCCCTCGATCTAATGGGACGAAAAGTAACGATGCATGATGGTGCAGCCTTAAAGCTTTTAGCTAATGAAATAGAAGAGACCATTAAATTGGCTATAAGCAAAGAAGAATTGAAAAGCTATGCCACGACGCTCGGAGCAAACGCCCAACTCATTCAAACTACCTTAGGTCATTTGGTTCCATTTGCCATGAAAGGCAACCATGAGAGATATCTGGCCGACGCTACGATTTTTATGGATTTATTCAGTACGGTGGTAATCGGCTGGCAATGGCTGAAGATGGGACTGGCAGCTTTAAAGCAAAATGACGCCAACTTTAAAGCAAGCAAACTCCACACGCTGGATTATTTCTACAAGTACGAAATGTCACGCTGCAAAGGCCTGCATAAGACGATCTGTGATGACTCAGAAGTGACTATAAAGATGAATGAGGAAATGTTTTGA
- a CDS encoding transcriptional regulator, producing the protein MKGFSPLDPLLHSQLRLAVMSLLISLESADFTFIKEKTGATAGNLSVQIDKLSTAGYIEVTKSFKGKKPLTTCKITKDGISAFENYVQALKNYIE; encoded by the coding sequence ATGAAAGGATTCAGTCCACTCGATCCACTGTTACATTCCCAACTCCGACTGGCGGTGATGAGTTTACTTATCAGTTTGGAGTCGGCAGATTTTACTTTTATCAAAGAAAAAACTGGCGCCACAGCTGGAAATCTCAGCGTGCAGATCGACAAGCTATCTACGGCAGGATATATCGAAGTAACCAAAAGCTTCAAAGGCAAAAAGCCATTAACCACCTGCAAGATTACCAAGGACGGGATTTCCGCTTTTGAGAATTATGTACAGGCATTAAAGAATTATATAGAATAA
- a CDS encoding PAS domain S-box protein — MELQLDQYQSLLGLSRSENLINGSFELFIDQAIHVLSNELKVSRASFWSYDAENELIFNELLFDRNANNQTSGEILLRKDFPNYFEAFKNELAILAEDAAEDPRTREFKENYLDAFDIKSMLDVQVSIQGKLFGIICLEQIAEKREWKKSEELYVSSVASYIAQAYIIKLKNKEEQRRKQSEINYQQLFLDSPIPMWVYDMDSYYFLDVNTAAISNYGYSKEEFLKLTIFDIRPEEEVQRLEHFFKTNKRKKWSSREWKHQLKNGEIIDVEISSDWTTYRGKDARIVIALNITNEKRLIQDNEISLNKFKDFAFYTSHNLRGPVSRLLGLNKLLKFEREKNESSDSTLDHIQNTIVEIDEMIIELNKMLEK, encoded by the coding sequence GTGGAACTTCAACTAGATCAATATCAAAGTCTTTTAGGATTGTCTCGATCAGAGAATTTAATAAATGGTTCGTTTGAATTATTTATTGATCAGGCTATTCATGTATTATCAAATGAGCTAAAGGTTTCGAGGGCTAGTTTTTGGTCTTATGATGCTGAGAATGAGTTGATTTTTAACGAATTGTTGTTTGATCGAAATGCTAACAATCAAACGTCTGGGGAAATTTTATTGAGGAAAGACTTTCCAAATTATTTTGAGGCATTCAAGAATGAATTGGCCATCCTGGCTGAGGATGCCGCAGAGGATCCACGAACAAGAGAGTTTAAGGAAAATTATCTAGATGCATTTGACATAAAATCTATGTTGGATGTGCAAGTGTCTATTCAAGGCAAACTGTTTGGTATTATATGTTTGGAGCAGATAGCTGAAAAAAGAGAATGGAAAAAAAGCGAGGAATTATATGTTTCCTCTGTCGCTTCGTACATCGCCCAAGCCTATATAATTAAGCTAAAGAACAAAGAAGAACAAAGAAGAAAACAAAGTGAAATCAACTATCAGCAGTTGTTTTTGGATAGCCCGATTCCAATGTGGGTCTATGATATGGATTCATATTATTTTTTGGATGTGAACACCGCAGCCATTAGCAACTATGGGTATTCAAAGGAGGAGTTTTTAAAATTAACGATTTTTGATATTCGCCCTGAAGAAGAGGTTCAAAGGCTTGAACATTTTTTTAAAACAAATAAGCGAAAAAAATGGAGTAGTAGAGAATGGAAACATCAACTCAAAAATGGCGAAATAATAGATGTTGAAATATCGTCTGACTGGACAACTTATCGAGGCAAAGATGCTCGGATTGTTATTGCATTAAACATTACAAATGAAAAGAGACTAATTCAGGATAATGAAATCAGCTTAAACAAATTTAAGGACTTTGCCTTTTATACATCTCATAACCTCAGAGGGCCAGTTTCAAGACTTCTTGGATTAAATAAATTACTGAAATTCGAAAGAGAAAAAAATGAATCGAGTGATTCAACCTTAGATCATATTCAGAATACCATTGTTGAAATTGATGAAATGATTATAGAGTTAAATAAAATGCTTGAAAAGTAG
- a CDS encoding GH1 family beta-glucosidase codes for MGYSKFDFGEDFHWGVSTAAYQIEGAHNLHGKGMSIWDKFVQNSSKIKDGSHANVGCNFYEHFENDLDLIQEMQIPNYRFSISWSRVLPNGIGEVNQAGIDFYNRLIDACLERNIIPWVTLYHWDLPQVLEDQGGWTNREILNWFEEFATLCARSFGDRVTHWMVLNEPMVFTGAGYFLGYHAPGRKGMSNFLSAMHHATLCQSLGARILRNELEDAKIGTTFSCSHIDPLTGDEKDVAAANRFDALLNRLFIEPALGLGYPLDDLPIAKRVEKYMLPHDESLMHFDFDFIGVQNYTREVVKANWMIPYMKGQIVNADERKVPLTTMNWEVYPQSIYQVLKKFDAYEGVKELVITENGVAFPEKVIEGRIKDLDRIQFVQSYLNQVLKAQREGVNVTGYFIWTLLDNFEWAEGFTQRFGLIHTDFETQERIIKDSGRWYKRFLQSAKVRNLVV; via the coding sequence GTGGGATATTCTAAGTTTGATTTTGGTGAAGACTTTCATTGGGGAGTCTCCACTGCCGCGTACCAAATCGAAGGAGCGCACAATTTACACGGCAAGGGCATGTCTATCTGGGACAAGTTCGTGCAAAACAGTTCTAAAATAAAAGATGGCAGTCATGCCAATGTAGGCTGCAATTTCTATGAGCATTTCGAAAATGACCTGGATTTGATTCAGGAAATGCAAATCCCCAATTATCGATTTTCAATCTCCTGGTCGCGCGTTTTGCCCAATGGCATAGGCGAAGTAAATCAAGCAGGAATTGATTTTTACAATCGACTTATCGATGCTTGTTTGGAGCGGAATATAATCCCTTGGGTCACGCTTTATCATTGGGATTTACCGCAAGTACTAGAAGACCAGGGCGGCTGGACGAATCGTGAGATTTTGAATTGGTTTGAAGAATTTGCTACACTTTGTGCGAGGAGTTTTGGAGACCGAGTCACCCATTGGATGGTGCTCAATGAGCCTATGGTTTTTACCGGAGCAGGCTACTTCTTGGGCTATCATGCGCCCGGGAGAAAGGGGATGAGTAATTTCCTGTCGGCCATGCACCATGCTACGCTTTGTCAAAGTTTGGGCGCACGTATTCTTAGAAATGAACTAGAGGATGCGAAAATAGGTACCACCTTTTCGTGCTCACACATCGACCCGCTGACCGGCGACGAAAAAGATGTGGCGGCAGCGAATCGCTTCGATGCGCTGCTCAATCGCCTGTTTATTGAACCTGCACTTGGGTTGGGGTATCCGCTGGATGACCTACCGATTGCCAAGCGAGTAGAGAAGTACATGCTGCCACATGACGAAAGTTTGATGCATTTCGATTTTGATTTTATAGGTGTGCAGAATTACACCCGTGAGGTGGTAAAGGCCAATTGGATGATCCCATATATGAAAGGTCAGATCGTGAATGCAGACGAGCGAAAAGTACCGTTGACCACGATGAATTGGGAAGTATATCCCCAGTCGATCTACCAAGTGCTAAAGAAATTTGATGCCTATGAGGGCGTGAAGGAATTGGTGATTACAGAAAATGGTGTGGCGTTTCCTGAAAAAGTAATAGAGGGTAGAATCAAAGACCTGGATCGAATCCAATTTGTGCAGTCCTATCTTAACCAAGTACTCAAAGCGCAACGAGAAGGCGTGAATGTAACGGGTTACTTCATCTGGACACTGCTCGACAACTTCGAGTGGGCGGAAGGCTTCACCCAACGCTTTGGCCTCATTCATACTGATTTCGAAACTCAGGAGCGAATTATAAAGGACTCGGGTCGCTGGTACAAGCGATTTCTGCAATCGGCGAAGGTTAGGAATTTGGTTGTTTAA
- a CDS encoding glycosyltransferase family protein, with the protein MKILYAIQGTGNGHLSRAKDVIPALMKRAHVDILISGVQADIDLPFPVKYAYKGMSFIFGKGGGVDMLATYKANRIRRVWNEIKSCPVKDYDLVINDFEPISAWACRLKGVKCIGVSHQSALRSKKVPVPKHSDPMGWAVLKFYAPCDSYYSFHFRKYDDNIFTPIIRTEIREQEMSDEGHYTVYLPAYGDKKLIKVLSEVKRAEWQVFSKHTKEAYEVGNVKIEPIHAERFSKSMASATGVLCGAGFETPAEALYLNKKLLVIPMKRQYEQHFNAEGLKDLGVPVIKKLNKKNVKNIRKWVKSDQHVPVHFPDETQFIVDKVLEEHIQSQLAPVITKPGLFSFLKLKLS; encoded by the coding sequence ATGAAAATACTATATGCGATACAAGGCACTGGCAATGGCCACTTGAGCCGTGCTAAAGACGTGATACCAGCGCTCATGAAACGGGCGCATGTCGATATCTTGATCAGTGGCGTACAGGCCGATATCGATTTGCCTTTTCCGGTGAAGTATGCCTACAAGGGCATGAGTTTCATCTTTGGCAAAGGCGGAGGCGTAGATATGTTGGCGACTTACAAGGCCAATCGTATAAGACGCGTTTGGAATGAAATCAAAAGTTGTCCGGTCAAAGACTACGATCTGGTGATCAACGATTTCGAACCGATCTCTGCTTGGGCCTGTAGGCTGAAAGGTGTGAAATGTATTGGCGTAAGCCACCAAAGTGCGCTACGCTCAAAAAAGGTCCCTGTACCGAAGCATAGTGACCCGATGGGGTGGGCGGTGCTCAAATTTTACGCACCCTGCGATAGCTACTATAGTTTTCATTTTAGAAAATACGACGACAATATTTTCACGCCGATCATCCGCACCGAAATCCGAGAACAGGAGATGTCTGACGAAGGGCACTATACGGTTTATCTGCCAGCCTATGGCGACAAGAAATTGATCAAAGTGTTGTCTGAGGTAAAACGTGCAGAGTGGCAAGTATTCTCCAAACACACCAAAGAGGCTTACGAAGTTGGCAACGTAAAAATAGAACCCATCCATGCCGAGCGATTTAGCAAAAGCATGGCCTCTGCTACAGGGGTGCTATGTGGAGCAGGTTTTGAAACTCCTGCAGAGGCGTTGTACTTGAATAAAAAATTGTTGGTGATACCAATGAAGCGCCAATACGAGCAGCACTTCAATGCCGAAGGGTTGAAAGACTTGGGCGTGCCGGTGATCAAAAAGCTCAATAAGAAAAATGTAAAGAACATTCGGAAGTGGGTGAAATCTGATCAGCATGTGCCGGTTCACTTTCCGGATGAAACGCAATTTATCGTGGACAAAGTATTGGAAGAGCACATCCAATCGCAACTGGCCCCTGTGATCACAAAACCTGGCCTTTTCTCTTTTTTGAAATTGAAATTATCTTAA
- a CDS encoding UDP-2,3-diacylglucosamine diphosphatase has protein sequence MKSSKPRKRKVDILVLSDIHLGTYGCRAKELLNYLRSVSPKQVILNGDIIDIWQFSKRYWPKSHMKVVSHLFKWMSKGVKMHYITGNHDEMLRKFEGFKVGSFRLQNKLVLELEGEKVWVFHGDVFDVTMQHSRWLTKLGAIGYDTLILINQVVNAISEFFGKGRISLSKKVKNSVKGAVKFINKFEETATTIAAENGYKYVMCGHIHHPEIKDYETEHGHVTYLNSGDWIENLSSLEYKKGEWSIYKYSDEEFVCQTDGSEELHEVDYHSDFSPKELYSKMLQEMLIVAPKN, from the coding sequence ATGAAGAGCAGCAAGCCTCGAAAAAGGAAAGTAGATATTCTGGTCTTATCGGATATCCACTTAGGCACCTATGGCTGTCGCGCCAAGGAGCTTCTCAACTACCTGCGCAGCGTCTCCCCCAAGCAGGTCATTCTCAACGGAGACATTATTGATATTTGGCAGTTTAGCAAACGCTATTGGCCCAAGAGCCACATGAAGGTGGTGAGCCACCTATTCAAATGGATGTCGAAAGGAGTGAAAATGCACTACATCACGGGCAATCACGACGAAATGCTTCGAAAGTTCGAAGGGTTCAAAGTCGGATCTTTTCGATTGCAAAACAAGCTGGTGCTAGAGCTAGAAGGCGAGAAGGTATGGGTTTTTCATGGTGATGTGTTCGACGTGACCATGCAGCACTCCCGCTGGCTAACTAAGCTTGGCGCGATAGGCTATGATACTTTGATTTTGATCAATCAGGTGGTCAATGCCATCAGCGAATTTTTTGGAAAAGGAAGAATCTCATTATCCAAAAAAGTAAAAAACAGTGTGAAAGGCGCTGTAAAGTTCATCAACAAGTTTGAAGAAACGGCCACGACTATAGCTGCCGAAAACGGCTACAAATATGTGATGTGTGGGCACATTCATCATCCCGAAATCAAGGACTACGAAACAGAGCACGGCCATGTGACTTATTTGAATTCCGGCGATTGGATCGAGAATCTTTCCTCACTCGAATACAAAAAAGGCGAGTGGTCGATCTATAAATACTCTGATGAAGAATTTGTTTGCCAGACCGATGGGTCAGAAGAGCTACATGAAGTGGACTATCATTCAGATTTTTCACCGAAAGAGCTGTACAGTAAGATGCTTCAAGAAATGCTGATCGTAGCACCAAAAAACTAA
- a CDS encoding DNA topoisomerase 3, translated as MKVCIAEKPSVAKEIAQVIGAKDRKDGYFEGNGYQVTWTFGHFCTLYPPEDYKPHWKRWDLNTLPMLPERFETKVMDDGGVKKQFKVIKGLLDKADVVINCGDAGQEGELIQRWVIKQAKYKGEVQRLWISSLTTEAIKTGFDQLKPAEEFDNLYYAGSSRAIGDWLLGMNATRLYTLKYGGFKQVLSIGRVQTPTLAMLVNRHYEIENFKPTPYWELQTLYRDSKFSSPEGKFQQKEEGEKLLVQISGKDLVITDIEKKEGKEYAPKLFDLTALQVYCNNKFGFTAEATLKLVQTLYEMKVVTYPRVDTTFLPNDMYPKIPGILKGLTQYASFTVSILGGKIRKSTKVFNDKKVTDHHAIIPTGEEKPLNADQRKVYDIIVRRFLAVFYPDCQVAKTQVSAEVEEVKFVAKGKEILEEGWRVLFPKEKKKKDDDDSDEENKEDDDNILPSFEKGERGPHEPSFIEKTTKPPKFYTEASLLRAMETAGKQVEDDELRDLMKANGIGRPSTRANIIETLFKRKYTQRRKKQVIPTPMGIQLIDTIQNELLKSAELTGQWEKQLKEIEDGAFSARDFIINMKKMVDELVYEVRMETGKPRLEPVSLSKSKKPAAKNKAGLVGMPCPKCNKGNILKGQSAYGCSGWKEGCDLRLPLVYMEKKLTEKQVQRLLEKKATTKIKGFVLDGQKVEGVLKLTDTFGIEFENKSPKPKKAEADMPPCPKCGKGTIIRGQTAYGCDQWKAGCDFRFAFEDIKARANGRPLSKELVLEIIRGNL; from the coding sequence ATGAAAGTCTGTATCGCCGAGAAGCCCAGTGTTGCCAAGGAAATCGCTCAGGTGATAGGCGCCAAGGATCGAAAAGATGGCTACTTCGAAGGCAATGGCTACCAAGTCACCTGGACTTTCGGACACTTCTGCACACTCTATCCCCCAGAAGATTATAAACCACATTGGAAGCGTTGGGATTTGAATACCCTGCCCATGCTGCCCGAAAGATTCGAAACCAAGGTCATGGACGATGGTGGGGTGAAGAAACAGTTCAAGGTGATCAAGGGGCTGCTCGACAAAGCCGATGTAGTGATCAACTGTGGGGATGCCGGGCAAGAAGGGGAGCTCATCCAGCGCTGGGTGATCAAGCAGGCAAAGTACAAAGGCGAAGTACAAAGACTCTGGATTTCTTCACTGACCACAGAGGCAATCAAAACAGGTTTCGATCAGCTCAAACCTGCCGAGGAATTTGACAATCTGTATTACGCGGGTAGTTCAAGAGCCATCGGTGATTGGCTGTTAGGGATGAATGCAACTCGCTTGTACACACTGAAGTATGGCGGATTCAAACAGGTACTGTCCATCGGTCGCGTACAAACTCCGACCTTGGCTATGCTGGTTAATCGCCATTATGAAATTGAGAATTTCAAACCTACACCTTATTGGGAATTACAAACCCTTTATAGAGATTCGAAATTCAGTTCCCCGGAAGGCAAGTTTCAGCAAAAAGAGGAAGGAGAAAAACTGTTGGTTCAGATCTCCGGAAAAGACCTAGTGATCACAGACATTGAAAAGAAAGAAGGCAAGGAATACGCCCCAAAACTTTTTGATTTGACCGCACTGCAGGTGTATTGCAATAATAAGTTCGGGTTCACGGCTGAGGCAACTTTGAAACTGGTACAGACGCTTTATGAGATGAAGGTGGTGACTTATCCACGGGTGGATACCACTTTTCTGCCGAACGACATGTACCCGAAAATTCCTGGCATATTGAAGGGGTTGACACAGTATGCGTCATTTACCGTGTCGATCCTTGGCGGAAAAATCAGGAAGTCGACCAAAGTATTCAATGACAAAAAAGTTACTGATCACCACGCCATTATCCCTACTGGAGAAGAAAAGCCACTTAATGCTGATCAGCGAAAGGTTTATGATATTATAGTAAGAAGATTTCTGGCTGTTTTTTATCCGGATTGTCAGGTGGCCAAAACACAAGTAAGTGCGGAAGTAGAGGAGGTGAAGTTCGTGGCCAAGGGGAAAGAAATCCTAGAAGAAGGCTGGCGAGTATTATTCCCAAAAGAAAAGAAGAAAAAGGACGACGACGATTCAGACGAAGAAAACAAAGAAGACGACGACAACATTCTGCCATCGTTCGAAAAAGGCGAGCGCGGCCCGCACGAACCGTCATTTATAGAGAAGACTACTAAACCACCTAAGTTTTATACCGAAGCGTCGCTGCTACGGGCGATGGAAACGGCCGGCAAACAAGTAGAAGACGATGAACTTAGGGATCTGATGAAAGCCAACGGCATTGGCCGTCCGTCTACTCGTGCCAATATCATCGAAACACTTTTCAAAAGAAAATATACCCAACGACGAAAAAAACAAGTGATACCCACACCCATGGGTATTCAATTGATAGATACCATTCAAAATGAATTGCTCAAGTCCGCCGAACTCACTGGGCAATGGGAGAAGCAGCTCAAAGAGATAGAAGACGGCGCATTCAGTGCGCGTGACTTTATTATCAATATGAAAAAGATGGTAGACGAGCTGGTGTATGAAGTACGCATGGAAACGGGTAAACCCAGACTCGAACCCGTGTCGTTGAGCAAGTCTAAAAAACCAGCAGCCAAGAACAAGGCCGGGCTGGTAGGTATGCCTTGCCCGAAGTGCAACAAAGGTAATATCCTGAAAGGGCAATCGGCCTACGGCTGTAGTGGCTGGAAGGAAGGCTGTGACTTGCGACTGCCTCTAGTCTACATGGAGAAGAAGCTCACCGAAAAACAAGTCCAACGGCTCTTGGAGAAAAAGGCAACCACTAAGATCAAAGGATTCGTTTTGGATGGACAGAAAGTAGAAGGTGTTTTGAAATTGACTGATACTTTCGGTATTGAATTCGAAAACAAATCACCCAAGCCTAAGAAGGCGGAAGCTGATATGCCGCCCTGTCCTAAGTGTGGCAAAGGCACGATCATCCGTGGCCAGACTGCCTATGGCTGCGATCAGTGGAAAGCTGGCTGCGACTTCCGATTTGCTTTCGAAGACATCAAAGCCAGAGCCAATGGACGGCCTTTGTCTAAGGAGTTGGTTTTGGAGATCATCCGCGGAAACCTATAA
- a CDS encoding YchJ family protein, translating to MKQVPCPCGSGKPLEDCCIPIIKNQSAHTALALMKSRYTAYSIGEAQYLYDSTHQKHRSEYKIEGIEQWSKENTWTKLEIISEEHGSVSDTIGVVEFKAYFTDAKGKNHVHHERSNFQKEEGKWFYLDGKINPKEVDLMKKVHRNDPCPCGSGKKYKKCCG from the coding sequence ATGAAACAAGTACCATGCCCTTGCGGATCAGGAAAACCACTCGAAGACTGCTGCATTCCAATCATAAAAAATCAATCAGCTCATACGGCTTTGGCATTGATGAAATCCAGATATACAGCGTACAGTATTGGAGAGGCTCAATACCTCTATGATTCTACGCATCAAAAGCATCGCTCGGAATACAAGATTGAGGGAATCGAACAATGGTCTAAAGAAAACACCTGGACGAAACTGGAAATCATCAGTGAGGAACACGGCAGTGTTTCTGATACTATTGGTGTAGTTGAGTTTAAGGCTTATTTCACTGATGCAAAAGGTAAAAATCACGTCCATCACGAGCGTTCGAATTTTCAAAAAGAAGAGGGTAAATGGTTTTACCTTGATGGAAAAATCAATCCTAAAGAAGTGGACCTTATGAAGAAAGTTCATCGCAACGACCCCTGTCCTTGTGGTAGTGGAAAGAAATATAAAAAGTGTTGCGGATAG
- a CDS encoding DNA alkylation repair protein, with protein MKKLITAEDVLSELKKMADPEKVISKEKKFGITTSNSLGIYIKDLKALAKQVKKSDELAFELFESDVYEAKVLIPFFFNPKSITPELIEQWIASFNTWEICDTYCMSFMGQSQYAYDKIFEYVNHKNEFQKRAGFVLMVGHHFGHKNAPNTDFEAFLPIIKSQATDERNFVKKAVNWALRTIGKRNKDLNKLALTTAHEILTLDSKSAQWIAKDAIKELESPKVNIQDYPRSIYRPK; from the coding sequence ATGAAAAAACTCATCACAGCTGAAGATGTACTATCGGAATTGAAAAAAATGGCTGACCCAGAAAAGGTCATTTCCAAAGAGAAAAAATTCGGAATTACTACATCGAATAGTCTAGGCATTTACATTAAAGACCTAAAGGCCTTAGCTAAACAGGTTAAGAAAAGTGATGAACTGGCTTTTGAGCTTTTTGAGTCTGATGTATATGAAGCCAAGGTATTAATCCCTTTTTTTTTCAACCCTAAGTCCATCACCCCTGAACTAATTGAACAATGGATTGCCAGCTTTAATACTTGGGAAATATGCGACACCTATTGCATGAGTTTTATGGGGCAAAGTCAGTATGCTTACGACAAAATTTTTGAATACGTTAATCACAAAAATGAATTTCAAAAACGTGCTGGCTTCGTACTCATGGTAGGTCATCACTTTGGTCATAAGAATGCACCTAACACAGACTTCGAAGCATTTCTTCCAATAATCAAAAGCCAGGCAACAGACGAACGAAATTTTGTAAAAAAGGCAGTGAACTGGGCGCTTAGGACTATTGGTAAAAGAAATAAAGATTTGAATAAATTGGCTTTGACTACTGCCCATGAAATTCTTACGCTAGATTCTAAATCCGCACAATGGATCGCTAAAGACGCCATCAAAGAATTAGAATCACCAAAAGTGAATATTCAGGATTATCCACGCTCCATTTACCGACCTAAATAA